From the Platichthys flesus chromosome 6, fPlaFle2.1, whole genome shotgun sequence genome, one window contains:
- the gtf2h1 gene encoding general transcription factor IIH subunit 1 encodes MASLSEEVLLVVKKVRQRKQDGTLYLMAERIAWGPEGKDRFTVSHLFADIRCQKISPDGKAKVQLQLVLHTGESTTFHFSNDSSAIKDRDAAKELLQQLLPKFKKKANKELEEKNRMLQEDPVLFQLYKDLVMSQVISAEEFWANRLGGVNNTDPALYDNKQEVGISGAFLADIRPQTDGCNGLRYNLTADIIESIFRTYPAVKQKYSENVPHNLTEKEFWTSFFQSHYFHRDRINTGTQDIFSECAKQDELGLKSMVTQGVKNPLVDLLSLEDKSLDEGYGVSTTLPSTSNANRTVKESSNSAIIKRFNHHSAMVLAAGSGKGETPTDPASETSNTNGNSRDSDLLQPPVKKVKLQEAIEYDDLQGENRPKTVPLNLKKSDRYAHGPVPLQSQQYTTSQEIINSVNYIRHEMANYKPNLTQVLSSTAATSAITALSPGGVLMQAGTQQAINQMIPTDVQGELKHLYVAAGELLRHFWSCFPVNTPFLEEKVTKMKTNLERFQMTKLRPFQEKIQRQYLSTNLTGHLEEMLQTAYNKFHAWQTRRMMRKT; translated from the exons ATGGCATCACTGTCAGAAGAAGTGTTGCTGGTGGTGAAGAAGGTTCGCCAGAGGAAGCAGGATGGAACACTGTATCTGATGGCTGAACGTATAGCCTGGGGTCCGGAGGGCAAGGACCGCTTCACAGTCAGCCACCTGTTTGCAGATATCCGCT GCCAGAAGATCAGCCCGGATGGTAAAGCCAAAGTTCAGCTCCAGCTGGTGCTTCACACCGGCGAGAGCACCACATTCCACTTTTCTAATGACAGCAGTGCGATCAAAGACAGAGACGCTgcgaaggagctgctgcagcagctgctgcccAAGTTCAAGAAGAAAGCCaacaaggagctggaggagaaaaacag GATGCTTCAAGAGGATCCTGTGCTTTTCCAGTTATATAAAGACCTAGTGATGAGCCAGGTGATAAGTGCAGAGGAATTCTGGGCCAACAGGTTAGGGGGCGTAAACAACACAGACCCAGCACTGTACgacaacaaacaggaagtcgGTATATCTGGAGCCTTTCTT GCAGACATACGACCTCAGACAGATGGCTGCAATGGCTTGAGATATAATCTAACTGCTGACATTATTGAATCCATCTTCAGAACGTACCCCGCAG TGAAACAGAAGTATAGTGAAAATGTGCCTCATAACCTGACGGAGAAGGAGTTCTGGACCAGCTTTTTCCAGTCCCATTATTTTCACAGAGATCGCATCAACACAGGAACACAGGATATTTTCTCTGAGTGTGCCAAGCAGGATGAGTTGG GGTTAAAGTCGATGGTGACTCAAGGAGTGAAGAATCCTCTGGTCGACCTCCTGTCGTTAGAGGATAAATCATTAGATGAG GGTTATGGAGTTAGCACAACACTGCCCTCAACTTCCAATGCAAACCGGACGGTGAAGGAGAGCAGCAACTCTGCCATTATAAAGCGCTTCAACCATCACAGTGCCATGGTGCTGGCAGCAGGCTCAGGAAAGGG ggAGACACCAACAGACCCTGCAAGTGAGACAAGCAACACGAATGGAAACTCCAGGGATTCTGACCTCTTACAACCTCCTGTAAAGAAG GTTAAATTACAAGAAGCGATAGAATATGATGATCTCCAAGGGGAGAACAGACCAAAAACAGTCCCACTGAACCTTAAGAAGTCTGACAG GTACGCTCATGGACCAGTGCCACTTCAGTCCCAACAATATACAACTAGCCAGGAAATCATTAACTCTGTCAACTACATCCGCCATGAAATGGCCAATTACAAACCCAACCTCACTCAG GTGTTGTCCAGCACAGCAGCGACTTCTGCCATCACTGCACTTTCTCCAGGTGGCGTCCTCATGCAGGCAGGAACACAGCAAGCCATAAATC agaTGATACCCACTGATGTTCAAGGAGAGTTGAAGCATCTCTACGTAGCTGCTGGAGAGCTATTAAGACACTTCTGGTCCTGTTTTCCTGTAAACACTCCATTTTTGGAAGAGAAG GTGACAAAAATGAAGACAAACCTGGAGAGATTTCAGATGACCAAGCTTCGACCTTTTCAGGAGAAGATTCAGCGCCAGTACTTAAGTACAAAT CTCACAGGGCACTTGGAGGAGATGCTGCAGACTGCCTACAACAAATTCCACGCCTGGCAAACCCGTCGGATGATGAGGAAAACCTGA